One genomic segment of Prosthecobacter fusiformis includes these proteins:
- a CDS encoding PSD1 and planctomycete cytochrome C domain-containing protein yields the protein MKFFSLCIFAFSLAASSALAVEAAMADHAGIPADQLSFFEKNIRPALVEHCYQCHSAEAEKVKGGLTLDTRQGTVLGGESGHPGVTPGSLSESAIYTAMTWADEDMQMPPKTKLPDEVIAHFRKWIEMGAPDPREQIIPNASGGKREINMQEGRQHWAFQKPASSAVPDLKDESWARSTIDQWIQAGLEKAGLKPAPDADRRTLIRRIAFDLTGLPPTPDEVEAYVKDTSPEATKRVIDQYLDSSRFGERWGRHWLDIARYAESSGKEVNLLYPHAWRYRDYVIDAFNRDKPYDQFLKEQIAGDLMRYDNKRDQAEKIVATGFLAIGPKGHNNRDKRQFTMDLVDEQIDALSQSMLGLTLACARCHDHKFDPVTQRDYYALAGIFLSSETLFGTYRQLQNQNTSTLIELDPAAAQVSALAALPKADYATLKRNYDEALNTANNIRDQVRSMSSGQRDNNAQNFLRVRSSADRADAIKADLDQFHADGSPRTLAMGLLDKDSPVNSPLLIRGDLKQPGDTVPRGLVEVLCAEGEPRNISEGSGRLDLAFFIASKENPLTARVMANRIWLKLMGSGLVATPDNFGLMGQKPTHPELLDELALSFMEQGWSVKQMIREIMLSRSYQMASAYDDQNFAVDPDNKLHWRMNQRRLDAEAIRDAMLAVSGNLNLYPIDGSPVARAGEGREGLFSLFREISTQPYSYRSIYLPIIRDQIPEVLSVFDFPDASLVNGERDTTNVPGQSLFMMNNPQALSAADAFASRVAKHPGTPLEKLTYAFQLAFARFPTEQEMTSIKSFWMRFPQQAAEGKNTPSEKEKAQMATLSAFCQSLIASAEFRYLN from the coding sequence ATGAAGTTTTTCTCACTCTGCATCTTTGCTTTCAGTTTAGCGGCATCCTCTGCCCTGGCGGTGGAAGCCGCGATGGCTGATCATGCAGGCATACCTGCGGATCAACTGAGCTTTTTTGAAAAGAACATCCGTCCAGCACTGGTGGAGCATTGTTATCAATGCCACTCCGCCGAGGCCGAAAAAGTCAAAGGAGGACTCACCCTTGATACACGGCAAGGCACTGTCTTAGGCGGCGAATCTGGGCATCCAGGGGTGACTCCTGGCAGCCTTTCCGAAAGCGCGATTTATACGGCCATGACCTGGGCGGATGAAGACATGCAGATGCCACCGAAGACGAAGCTGCCGGATGAAGTAATCGCCCATTTTCGCAAGTGGATCGAAATGGGTGCCCCGGATCCCCGTGAGCAAATCATCCCCAATGCCAGCGGAGGCAAGCGTGAGATTAATATGCAGGAAGGTCGGCAACACTGGGCATTCCAAAAACCGGCAAGCTCTGCCGTTCCTGATCTCAAAGATGAAAGCTGGGCACGTTCCACCATTGATCAATGGATCCAGGCCGGACTGGAGAAAGCCGGTTTAAAACCAGCCCCTGATGCAGACCGCCGGACGCTCATCCGCCGCATCGCCTTTGACCTCACCGGACTGCCGCCTACGCCAGATGAGGTGGAAGCGTATGTCAAAGACACATCGCCTGAGGCCACCAAGCGTGTGATTGACCAATACTTGGACTCCTCTCGTTTTGGCGAGCGCTGGGGGCGGCACTGGCTGGACATCGCCCGGTATGCTGAGAGCAGCGGCAAGGAGGTCAACCTGCTGTATCCACATGCCTGGCGTTACCGCGACTACGTGATTGATGCCTTCAACCGCGACAAGCCTTACGACCAGTTTTTGAAAGAGCAGATCGCCGGAGACCTGATGCGCTATGACAACAAACGCGACCAGGCAGAAAAGATCGTCGCCACCGGCTTCCTGGCCATCGGTCCCAAAGGTCATAACAACCGCGACAAAAGGCAATTCACCATGGATCTGGTGGATGAGCAAATTGATGCATTATCGCAATCTATGTTAGGCCTCACCCTGGCCTGTGCTCGCTGTCATGACCACAAGTTTGATCCTGTGACGCAACGTGACTACTATGCGCTGGCGGGCATCTTCCTGAGCAGTGAGACTCTTTTCGGCACTTATCGCCAGTTGCAGAACCAGAATACCAGCACGCTGATTGAGCTGGACCCCGCTGCCGCGCAGGTCTCCGCCCTCGCTGCTCTGCCCAAGGCGGATTATGCGACCCTGAAACGCAATTATGATGAAGCCTTGAATACGGCAAACAACATTCGTGACCAAGTGCGCAGCATGAGTTCAGGGCAACGCGACAACAATGCTCAGAATTTCCTCCGCGTGCGCAGTTCTGCCGATCGGGCGGATGCCATCAAAGCGGATCTCGATCAATTTCATGCGGATGGCAGCCCGCGCACGCTGGCCATGGGCTTGCTGGATAAGGATAGTCCTGTGAACAGCCCGCTGCTGATTCGCGGTGACCTGAAGCAGCCTGGAGACACTGTGCCACGCGGTTTGGTGGAGGTATTGTGCGCTGAAGGAGAACCCCGCAATATCAGTGAAGGCAGCGGACGACTGGACTTGGCTTTCTTCATTGCTTCCAAAGAAAATCCCCTCACCGCTCGCGTGATGGCGAACCGAATCTGGTTGAAATTGATGGGCAGCGGCCTCGTCGCCACTCCAGATAACTTCGGCCTCATGGGACAGAAACCCACCCATCCCGAACTGCTGGACGAACTCGCCCTCTCATTCATGGAGCAAGGCTGGTCGGTCAAACAGATGATCCGAGAGATCATGCTTTCCCGCAGCTATCAGATGGCCTCTGCTTATGATGATCAAAACTTCGCCGTGGACCCAGATAACAAACTGCATTGGAGGATGAATCAGAGACGGCTGGATGCTGAAGCCATCCGGGATGCGATGCTCGCCGTGTCTGGAAACCTCAATCTTTATCCCATTGATGGTTCTCCTGTCGCCAGAGCAGGAGAAGGACGCGAAGGTCTTTTCTCACTTTTTCGAGAGATCAGCACTCAACCTTATAGCTACCGCAGCATCTATCTGCCGATCATCCGTGACCAGATCCCCGAGGTCCTCAGTGTCTTTGACTTCCCCGATGCCAGTCTGGTCAATGGCGAACGGGATACCACCAACGTTCCCGGACAAAGCCTGTTTATGATGAACAATCCACAGGCTCTCAGTGCTGCGGATGCATTTGCCTCCAGGGTGGCCAAACACCCTGGCACGCCATTGGAGAAGCTGACTTACGCCTTCCAACTCGCCTTTGCCCGTTTTCCCACCGAGCAGGAAATGACATCCATCAAGAGCTTCTGGATGCGATTTCCCCAACAAGCCGCAGAGGGTAAGAACACGCCATCGGAGAAAGAAAAAGCGCAGATGGCCACCCTCTCCGCCTTTTGCCAGAGCCTCATCGCCAGTGCTGAATTTCGCTATTTAAACTGA
- a CDS encoding DUF1501 domain-containing protein: MNAPSNRRQFLKTTSNGFGYLAFAALAQQQALRAGSPLAPKNPHLQPRAKHVIFLCMQGAPSHVDLLDYKPKLTADDGKSAPALAGRYGQAKLMGSPWKFNRHGKSGLWISELLPSLAKHADDLCVINSMTTDVPAHPQAFTQLHTGTTQFVRPSLGSWALYGLGTQNENLPGFITINPPANATRSYGSAFLPAIYQGTKIGGNSLPGGGAFARRYNGAAEETSIANVKNDRYSLDTQRTQLDLVQALNQSRMAADGGTSAEVEGVIESYELAFRMQAEVPKVLDLSQETDATKDLYGIGNDNTDTFGKQCLMARKLLEAGVRFIEITHGNWDQHFNLKTALQRNCDAIDTPVAGLLQDLKQRGLLKDTLVIWGGEFGRTPHSQGDDGRDHNNKGFTLWMAGGGVKGGMNYGKTDEYGYEAEENKMHIHDWHATVLHLLGLDHEKLTYRYAGRDFRLTDVYGTVASEIMA; this comes from the coding sequence ATGAATGCTCCATCAAACCGCCGTCAGTTTCTAAAAACGACCTCGAATGGCTTCGGATACCTCGCATTTGCCGCACTGGCCCAGCAGCAGGCCCTGCGTGCCGGATCACCTTTGGCCCCCAAAAACCCGCATCTCCAGCCCAGAGCCAAACATGTGATTTTCCTATGCATGCAGGGTGCGCCATCGCATGTGGACCTTCTCGATTACAAACCCAAACTCACGGCAGATGACGGCAAGAGTGCCCCTGCCCTGGCGGGCCGTTATGGTCAGGCCAAACTGATGGGCTCCCCCTGGAAATTCAACCGCCATGGGAAAAGTGGACTCTGGATTTCCGAATTGCTGCCCAGCCTGGCCAAGCACGCCGATGACCTCTGCGTCATCAATTCGATGACCACGGATGTGCCAGCTCATCCGCAGGCTTTCACCCAGTTGCACACAGGCACCACGCAATTTGTTAGGCCATCGCTCGGCTCCTGGGCTCTTTACGGACTGGGCACCCAGAATGAAAATTTACCCGGCTTCATCACCATCAATCCGCCAGCCAATGCCACCCGCAGCTACGGCAGCGCCTTTTTGCCCGCCATTTACCAGGGGACAAAGATCGGGGGCAATAGCCTTCCTGGCGGTGGAGCCTTTGCCCGACGTTATAACGGAGCGGCAGAGGAGACCAGCATCGCCAATGTCAAAAACGACCGTTACAGTCTGGATACCCAGCGCACCCAGTTGGATCTGGTGCAGGCATTAAACCAGTCCCGAATGGCCGCAGATGGCGGAACAAGTGCGGAAGTGGAAGGCGTCATCGAATCCTATGAGCTGGCTTTCCGCATGCAGGCGGAGGTGCCAAAAGTCCTGGATCTCAGCCAAGAGACAGATGCGACCAAAGACCTCTACGGGATTGGCAACGACAATACGGATACCTTTGGCAAACAATGCCTCATGGCGCGCAAGCTCTTGGAAGCAGGCGTGCGCTTCATCGAGATCACCCATGGAAACTGGGACCAGCACTTCAATCTCAAGACCGCCCTACAACGCAATTGCGATGCCATCGACACCCCTGTCGCCGGATTGCTTCAGGATTTAAAACAACGCGGCCTGCTGAAGGATACACTGGTCATCTGGGGCGGAGAATTTGGCCGCACCCCGCATAGCCAGGGTGATGATGGCCGCGACCATAACAATAAAGGATTCACCCTATGGATGGCCGGAGGCGGCGTGAAGGGCGGCATGAATTATGGCAAAACCGACGAGTACGGATACGAAGCCGAGGAAAATAAAATGCACATCCACGACTGGCACGCCACAGTCCTACATTTGCTTGGCCTGGACCACGAAAAGCTGACCTATCGCTATGCTGGCCGCGACTTCCGCCTGACGGATGTCTATGGCACAGTGGCGTCCGAGATCATGGCTTAA